A single Sporosarcina sp. FSL W8-0480 DNA region contains:
- a CDS encoding ABC transporter permease — protein sequence MTALTLFDLVIRSMRKNIKHYYLYFFALILSVVLYFVFATLQHDPSVVERSGGSMGAAFKVAGILLLFIAGIFIVYANAIFLKRRSREIGLYQLIGLTKGSVSRLLIIENSLLGAGALAIGIGIGILVSRLFLLLLMKLIGFDGFIEVEFSTAAVIQTVIVFLAIIILTSIQMIVAVYRNTLLGLFNADKTGEHPKKPKAFMSALLAVLGILLIAFGYWLSGRMMNALLLINMVVVLATTILGTYLLFRVAIGWVLYQIRKRKQGHLGLNNSLSIAPIMHRMKANANSLTIITVLSAMTLTMLAGAYSLYYSSEKETRLVYPFDFAFDNFWYEDGQEASAQFVSELDKQNIAYTYATVETLQVDGEFEDGSAPEMISTSFGANIISDKQLQQAGADIEITESDAAHLYDAGIYWLLKSIEVPFNVGLSNSEIESNMKVVKVSEGNALNSSATTQLVVNDAFYQKLKDQFVNDENGWRISNTYVINVPDQDQLIEASDIFKRINKENDQYGFDYYSQYVRTMESSGLFIFISGFLGLVFLISTGSILYFKQMTEAEQERSSYATLRQLGFTVQDIMRGIVRKQVFVFGLPLLIGLLHSIFAIKAASFIFMSDITLPASIAMGLYALIYLVYAFLTVGYYRKTVKAAL from the coding sequence GTGACAGCGTTGACGCTCTTTGATCTCGTCATCCGTAGCATGCGGAAGAATATCAAGCATTATTATCTATACTTTTTCGCTCTCATACTAAGTGTTGTCCTGTACTTTGTCTTTGCGACTTTGCAGCATGATCCGTCGGTTGTTGAGAGATCGGGGGGTAGCATGGGTGCGGCTTTCAAAGTAGCGGGAATTCTATTATTGTTCATCGCAGGGATATTCATCGTCTATGCAAATGCAATTTTCTTGAAGAGAAGAAGCCGTGAAATCGGGCTGTATCAATTGATTGGACTGACGAAAGGCTCTGTATCTCGTCTGTTGATTATCGAAAACTCCTTGCTTGGTGCGGGGGCATTAGCGATTGGGATTGGCATAGGAATTCTCGTCTCACGATTGTTTTTATTGTTGTTAATGAAACTCATCGGATTTGATGGATTTATCGAAGTGGAATTTTCGACGGCGGCTGTTATCCAGACAGTTATCGTATTCCTTGCAATCATCATTTTGACGTCAATCCAAATGATCGTCGCTGTTTACCGAAATACATTATTGGGATTATTCAATGCTGATAAGACAGGCGAGCATCCGAAGAAGCCGAAAGCGTTTATGTCGGCACTTCTTGCAGTTTTGGGAATTTTGCTCATCGCATTCGGATACTGGTTGTCCGGTCGAATGATGAATGCTTTGTTGCTCATCAATATGGTTGTCGTTTTGGCCACGACAATCCTTGGAACGTATTTATTGTTCCGAGTGGCAATCGGATGGGTGCTTTACCAGATTCGTAAAAGGAAACAAGGTCATCTTGGGTTGAACAATAGTTTGTCGATTGCGCCGATCATGCACCGGATGAAGGCAAATGCGAACTCATTGACGATTATTACAGTGTTGTCCGCAATGACTTTGACGATGTTGGCGGGAGCATATTCGCTTTATTATTCGTCGGAGAAAGAAACACGACTTGTCTATCCTTTTGATTTTGCTTTTGATAATTTTTGGTATGAGGACGGTCAAGAAGCATCCGCACAATTTGTCAGTGAACTGGATAAGCAAAATATTGCGTATACGTATGCAACGGTTGAAACACTGCAAGTGGATGGTGAATTTGAAGACGGTAGTGCGCCAGAAATGATATCCACATCGTTTGGAGCAAATATTATAAGCGACAAACAATTGCAACAAGCGGGTGCGGACATTGAAATCACCGAATCCGATGCCGCGCACCTTTATGATGCAGGCATCTACTGGCTATTAAAATCGATTGAAGTCCCATTCAATGTTGGGTTATCGAATAGTGAAATAGAATCTAATATGAAAGTTGTGAAAGTGAGCGAAGGAAATGCCTTAAACTCTTCAGCGACGACACAACTTGTTGTGAACGATGCATTCTATCAAAAATTAAAAGATCAATTTGTGAATGATGAAAACGGTTGGCGCATTTCAAACACCTACGTCATCAATGTGCCGGATCAAGATCAGCTTATCGAAGCATCTGATATCTTCAAGCGCATCAATAAGGAAAATGATCAATATGGATTCGATTATTACTCGCAGTATGTACGGACGATGGAAAGCAGTGGATTATTCATCTTCATTTCAGGTTTCCTTGGACTTGTTTTCCTCATTTCGACAGGTAGTATTTTATACTTCAAGCAAATGACGGAGGCGGAACAGGAAAGAAGCAGCTACGCAACTTTGCGCCAATTAGGCTTCACGGTACAAGACATTATGCGGGGCATTGTCCGTAAGCAAGTGTTCGTCTTCGGCCTGCCGCTTTTGATTGGATTGCTTCACTCAATCTTTGCGATAAAAGCAGCATCTTTCATTTTCATGTCAGATATTACGTTGCCTGCATCCATCGCGATGGGTCTCTACGCATTGATTTATCTCGTCTATGCATTTTTAACCGTCGGGTATTATCGCAAAACGGTGAAAGCGGCACTTTGA
- a CDS encoding ABC transporter ATP-binding protein, with amino-acid sequence MDQHKTVLHAQNIRKSYGTRSNVQQVLKGIDLRVLEGEFVGIMGASGAGKTTLLNVLATIDRTTEGSILIGDADISKMKDRELSAFRRDKLGFIFQDYNLLDTLTVKENILLPVSLGKMKKRVAEDQFNTIADILGIKELADKYPHEISGGQKQRTSAARALINKPSMVFADEPTGALDSKSASSLLGTLEDVNKQRGVTIMMVTHDPVASSYCSRVVFLKDGNIYSELYRGEKTRQAFFQEILKVQGVLGGDSVDAL; translated from the coding sequence ATGGACCAACATAAAACAGTTTTACATGCTCAAAACATCCGTAAATCGTACGGAACACGCAGCAATGTGCAACAAGTATTGAAAGGTATTGACTTGCGAGTGTTGGAAGGGGAATTTGTCGGAATCATGGGAGCTTCAGGCGCTGGGAAGACGACACTTTTAAACGTTCTTGCGACGATAGACCGTACGACAGAAGGCTCGATTCTTATTGGAGATGCTGACATTTCGAAGATGAAAGACCGAGAGTTATCTGCATTCAGGCGCGATAAATTAGGGTTCATCTTCCAAGATTATAATCTTTTAGATACATTGACAGTGAAGGAGAACATCCTGTTGCCGGTCTCTCTCGGTAAAATGAAAAAACGAGTGGCGGAGGATCAATTCAATACAATTGCAGATATCTTAGGCATTAAAGAGTTGGCGGACAAATATCCACATGAAATTTCCGGGGGGCAAAAGCAACGGACTTCTGCAGCACGTGCGCTTATTAATAAGCCATCGATGGTTTTTGCAGATGAACCGACCGGTGCGCTCGATTCGAAATCTGCATCTTCTTTGCTTGGCACTTTGGAAGATGTGAATAAACAACGTGGCGTCACAATCATGATGGTGACGCATGACCCTGTCGCATCAAGCTACTGTAGCCGAGTCGTTTTCCTCAAGGACGGCAATATATACTCGGAATTGTATCGCGGCGAAAAAACGAGACAAGCCTTCTTCCAGGAAATCCTGAAAGTACAAGGTGTCCTCGGGGGTGACAGCGTTGACGCTCTTTGA
- a CDS encoding sensor histidine kinase: protein MFIAYVRDMKSWILLFVTSLAVTDGLIWIDKGLTMRLSSLIYLNLLLIAIFILFFIWRYKKEIHFTKELLRISEDPSRDWQEGLPETTFIRDQTVNELLKQVAADYMEEISEMKSANLMESDYTAAWVHEVKAPLTSMKMTIDANRQDPVIRKVESDWLRVHLLIDQQLYITRMPSIGTDYVLEKIEMHHLITPEIRELRSWYIEKNIAVEIEDKDLEVITDSKWSRFIIRQLLTNAVKYSPDGGVVHIKFDRSRSGHPVLFIKDEGPGIPAHDLPRIFDKGFTGGTGRLHNAATGIGLYLAHQAASKIGVSLSAHSVMNEGTTMKMTFSTENEFDVTRT, encoded by the coding sequence ATGTTCATTGCGTACGTTAGGGATATGAAAAGCTGGATACTCCTATTTGTCACATCGCTTGCAGTGACAGACGGCTTGATATGGATTGATAAAGGTCTGACAATGAGGCTGAGCTCTTTAATTTACCTCAATTTACTTCTGATTGCCATTTTCATTTTATTCTTCATCTGGCGTTATAAAAAAGAGATACACTTCACGAAGGAACTTCTTCGTATTTCAGAAGATCCTTCAAGGGATTGGCAGGAGGGATTGCCGGAGACGACGTTCATCCGGGATCAAACAGTCAATGAACTTTTGAAGCAAGTGGCAGCTGACTATATGGAAGAAATATCGGAGATGAAAAGCGCAAACCTTATGGAAAGCGATTATACCGCGGCGTGGGTACATGAAGTGAAGGCGCCGCTCACTTCGATGAAAATGACGATTGATGCGAATCGACAAGACCCGGTAATTCGAAAAGTCGAGTCCGATTGGTTACGCGTCCATTTGCTGATCGATCAGCAGCTTTATATTACACGTATGCCGTCAATTGGGACGGATTACGTATTGGAGAAAATCGAAATGCACCATTTAATCACACCAGAAATTCGCGAGCTCCGCTCATGGTATATCGAAAAAAACATCGCTGTGGAAATAGAAGACAAAGATTTGGAAGTAATTACGGATAGTAAATGGAGTCGCTTCATCATCCGGCAATTGCTGACGAATGCAGTGAAATACAGTCCTGATGGAGGGGTCGTTCATATTAAGTTCGATCGTTCTCGAAGCGGCCACCCGGTTTTGTTTATAAAAGATGAAGGTCCCGGAATCCCTGCGCATGATCTCCCTCGGATTTTCGATAAAGGGTTCACAGGAGGGACGGGTAGACTGCATAATGCGGCGACTGGAATCGGCCTTTATCTTGCTCACCAAGCCGCCTCAAAAATAGGGGTTTCCCTGTCGGCGCATTCTGTTATGAATGAAGGAACGACGATGAAAATGACGTTTTCTACCGAGAATGAATTTGACGTTACTCGAACGTGA
- a CDS encoding response regulator transcription factor, with protein MDMNIFIVEDDLAIYNSLKERLGQWSLQVSGPTDFHDVMKSFIQIKPHLVILDIQLPAYDGFHWCREIRAVSKVPIIFLSSRDHPMDMVMAMNMGADDYIQKPFHTDVLLAKIQATLRRTYAYTAEEAADVLEWNGAMIDMKRSVIRLDGNEVELTKNEFFILAVLVQSKDEIVSRDELIRKLWDDERFVNDNTLTVNVTRLRQKLSDIGLGDAILTKKGMGYMAVSL; from the coding sequence ATGGATATGAATATTTTCATCGTAGAAGATGATTTGGCAATTTACAATTCACTAAAAGAAAGGCTTGGGCAATGGTCGTTACAAGTATCTGGGCCAACGGATTTTCATGATGTGATGAAGTCTTTTATTCAAATAAAACCGCATCTAGTCATACTCGATATCCAACTTCCGGCGTATGATGGGTTCCATTGGTGCCGTGAGATCCGGGCGGTTTCGAAGGTGCCGATCATCTTCTTGTCGTCTCGTGATCATCCGATGGATATGGTGATGGCGATGAATATGGGTGCGGATGATTATATTCAAAAACCTTTCCATACGGATGTGTTGCTGGCAAAAATTCAAGCGACACTACGGCGAACGTATGCGTATACGGCGGAAGAGGCGGCGGATGTGCTGGAATGGAATGGGGCGATGATCGATATGAAACGTAGCGTCATTCGGCTTGATGGCAATGAAGTGGAGCTGACGAAAAATGAATTTTTCATTTTGGCAGTGCTTGTCCAATCGAAGGACGAAATTGTGTCACGTGATGAGCTAATCCGGAAACTTTGGGATGATGAGCGATTCGTGAACGATAATACGTTGACGGTCAATGTGACGCGGCTGCGCCAGAAACTTTCGGACATCGGACTGGGTGACGCAATTCTCACAAAAAAAGGGATGGGGTACATGGCGGTTAGCCTGTAG
- a CDS encoding ABC transporter ATP-binding protein encodes MLKFENVSKVYEDGFKAVDSVSFEIPKGELLVLIGPSGSGKSTTMKMINRMEPHTSGKISINGKDNNSYVASDLRRGIGYVIQQIGLFPHYTIEKNIAIVPQLNGWSQEKIKPRVNELLEMVGLDPKIYATRYPKELSGGQQQRVGIARALASDPEIILMDEPFSALDPITREQLQGELISLQKKLNKTIIFVTHDMDEALKMGDRIAIMKDGKLLQLDTPEKLLHEPAHGFVEEFIGKHRIIQNPELMPVTEIMSESVVTTLPQSSPEKAISLIRQRKITDLIIVDESKTLLGIVSAYDVIKKVNSIRSIAEIMQPIGFFLQNNASAKDAIIMMDESPFGLIPIVDEQKKLIGLVTRGSLLAALSTQWTEAEVIAI; translated from the coding sequence ATGCTAAAGTTTGAAAACGTAAGTAAAGTGTATGAAGACGGGTTCAAGGCTGTTGACTCTGTCAGCTTTGAAATTCCGAAAGGCGAACTGCTTGTTCTCATCGGTCCAAGTGGTTCCGGGAAGTCGACTACGATGAAAATGATTAATCGAATGGAACCGCATACAAGCGGAAAAATTTCGATAAACGGCAAGGATAACAACTCATACGTCGCTTCTGACCTTCGCAGGGGAATCGGGTATGTGATCCAACAGATCGGTTTATTCCCCCATTATACAATCGAAAAAAACATCGCCATCGTTCCGCAGCTGAATGGATGGAGCCAAGAGAAAATTAAACCACGGGTCAACGAATTGTTGGAAATGGTTGGATTGGATCCTAAAATCTACGCAACACGATATCCGAAAGAACTTTCCGGGGGGCAACAGCAACGCGTCGGAATTGCACGCGCACTTGCGTCTGACCCCGAAATCATTTTAATGGATGAACCATTCAGCGCATTGGACCCGATTACAAGGGAACAATTGCAGGGTGAACTCATTTCATTACAGAAAAAACTAAATAAGACAATCATATTTGTTACCCATGACATGGATGAGGCACTCAAAATGGGTGATCGTATCGCAATTATGAAAGACGGCAAACTTCTTCAGTTGGACACTCCAGAGAAATTACTTCATGAACCTGCCCACGGTTTTGTCGAGGAGTTCATTGGCAAGCATCGAATTATCCAAAATCCCGAGCTGATGCCTGTTACCGAAATCATGTCGGAATCGGTCGTCACGACTCTTCCTCAAAGTTCTCCTGAAAAGGCAATTTCACTTATCCGTCAAAGGAAAATCACAGATCTCATCATCGTGGATGAATCAAAAACTCTGTTAGGCATCGTGTCCGCCTATGATGTCATCAAGAAAGTGAACTCCATCCGTTCCATTGCAGAAATCATGCAGCCGATCGGTTTCTTCTTACAAAATAACGCTTCTGCAAAAGATGCCATCATCATGATGGATGAGTCTCCATTCGGCCTGATTCCGATTGTAGATGAACAGAAAAAACTTATCGGTCTCGTTACACGAGGATCGTTGTTAGCCGCACTGTCCACTCAATGGACGGAAGCTGAGGTGATTGCTATATGA
- the argS gene encoding arginine--tRNA ligase, translated as MKKDILQALQLVSPIPLEEHMLERPSHAQLGDFALPCFPFAKVLRKSPVAIAEEMASSVNHPLIQKAEAVNGYVNLFLNRKVIADSLLQTILEQSTSYGTSNEGNGGVVTIDMSSPNIAKPFSMGHLRSTVIGNSIALLLKKNGYTPVKINYIGDWGTQFGKLLTAYRKWGNEEDVRQAPIETLLKLYIRFHEEAEKDSSLNDEGRAAFKALEDGDTDALALWDWFKTESLKEFQRIYDLLGVTFDSYNGEAYYNDKMEPVVQELEDKGLLVESDGAMVVELEEGMPPCLIKKSDGATLYATRDLAAAIDRKNKYDFVKSVYVVGNEQSLHFTQVKQVLGKLGHEWEKTIVHVPFGLILQGGKKMSTRKGKIVLLENVLKEAIELAQKNIKEKNPSLANRSEVAEAVGVGAILFSDLKQHRKHDIEFNLESMLQVEGETGPYVQYANARAHSILRKVGEINSFTINEVNDHEWETIKLLEQFPQAVKRAADDLDPSIIAKYAIDFAQAFNSFYGNVQVLTDQANLPYRTALIETVTIVLTESLRLLGMKAPKEM; from the coding sequence ATGAAAAAGGACATTCTACAAGCTTTACAATTAGTCAGCCCGATTCCATTGGAGGAGCATATGTTGGAGCGCCCGTCGCACGCACAGTTAGGGGATTTTGCATTGCCTTGTTTTCCTTTTGCAAAGGTCTTGCGTAAATCACCAGTTGCTATCGCGGAGGAGATGGCTTCTTCCGTCAATCATCCGTTAATCCAGAAAGCTGAAGCAGTAAATGGGTATGTGAATCTGTTCTTGAACAGGAAAGTCATTGCCGATTCGCTTCTTCAGACAATCTTGGAACAATCGACTTCATATGGCACTTCCAATGAAGGCAATGGTGGTGTAGTAACGATTGATATGTCCTCACCGAATATCGCTAAGCCGTTTTCCATGGGCCATCTGCGTTCCACGGTCATCGGGAATTCCATTGCTTTATTGCTCAAAAAGAATGGCTACACCCCTGTGAAGATCAATTACATCGGTGATTGGGGAACCCAATTCGGAAAGCTGCTCACTGCATATCGGAAATGGGGCAATGAGGAGGATGTCCGTCAGGCTCCAATCGAGACATTACTGAAATTGTATATCCGTTTTCATGAGGAAGCGGAGAAGGATTCTTCCTTGAACGACGAAGGACGTGCAGCATTCAAAGCATTGGAGGATGGCGATACCGACGCACTTGCCCTCTGGGACTGGTTCAAGACTGAGTCTCTGAAGGAATTCCAGCGAATTTATGATCTTTTGGGCGTTACCTTCGATTCGTACAACGGCGAAGCATATTACAATGACAAAATGGAACCTGTTGTTCAAGAGCTTGAAGATAAAGGTCTATTGGTCGAATCTGATGGCGCCATGGTTGTGGAACTTGAAGAAGGTATGCCGCCGTGTTTGATTAAAAAATCAGATGGCGCGACGTTGTACGCAACACGGGATTTGGCTGCTGCTATTGACCGGAAAAACAAGTATGACTTCGTTAAATCCGTATACGTAGTCGGGAATGAACAAAGCCTGCACTTTACGCAAGTGAAACAGGTTTTGGGGAAATTGGGGCATGAATGGGAAAAGACAATCGTGCATGTACCGTTCGGACTCATCTTGCAAGGCGGGAAGAAGATGTCGACGCGTAAAGGAAAGATTGTTTTGCTCGAGAATGTTTTGAAGGAAGCGATTGAACTTGCGCAGAAAAACATCAAGGAGAAAAACCCATCCCTTGCCAATCGATCCGAAGTGGCAGAAGCGGTCGGTGTCGGGGCCATTTTATTCAGCGACTTGAAGCAACATCGGAAGCATGATATCGAATTTAACTTGGAATCGATGTTGCAAGTAGAGGGCGAAACAGGTCCGTACGTCCAATATGCGAATGCGCGGGCCCACTCGATTTTGCGTAAGGTCGGTGAAATTAATTCATTCACCATAAATGAAGTGAACGATCATGAATGGGAAACGATCAAGCTGCTTGAACAATTTCCACAGGCTGTCAAACGGGCGGCTGACGATTTGGACCCTTCAATTATCGCGAAATACGCTATTGATTTCGCGCAAGCGTTCAATTCATTTTACGGGAATGTCCAAGTGTTAACCGACCAGGCAAATCTGCCCTATCGCACTGCTCTCATCGAAACTGTCACAATCGTCTTAACGGAATCTCTGCGCTTGTTAGGAATGAAAGCTCCTAAAGAAATGTAG